From Cellulosimicrobium cellulans, the proteins below share one genomic window:
- a CDS encoding glycosyltransferase, producing the protein MTAPGGPPLRVLVLDHTAELGGAELALVRTCAALGPGVDVRALLFADGPLRARLEELGVRVDVVPLAPAVATADRGRAGRLSAATLTGALRTVPFLWRLARRVRALRPDVVHTTSLKADLLGVVPATLARRPLVWHVHDRIAPDYLPGPLVRVVRGLARRVPAAVVANSRATAATLPVTTAVAYPGFAPEQAEGTEAALVGRAAEPDPLVVMVGRVSPTKGQLEVVRALRAVVDAVPTARLRVVGEPAFGAEGYAAQVRAEVTRLGLDDHVEHVGFVADPRAELDRAAVCVHASPVPEPFGQVVVEAMVRGVPVVATRAGGVEEILDDPEEGPPTLGLLVPPGDVDALAAALLDVLRDPAAARERALRARTSALRRFPVERTARVLTDVWTSVSGPARRA; encoded by the coding sequence GTGACCGCCCCGGGCGGTCCGCCGCTCCGGGTCCTCGTCCTCGACCACACGGCGGAGCTCGGTGGCGCCGAGCTGGCGCTCGTGCGCACGTGCGCGGCGCTCGGGCCCGGGGTGGACGTCCGGGCGCTGCTCTTCGCCGACGGACCCCTGCGCGCACGCCTCGAGGAGCTCGGGGTGCGGGTCGACGTCGTCCCGCTCGCGCCCGCTGTCGCGACAGCCGACCGCGGGCGTGCCGGGCGGCTGTCGGCGGCGACGCTCACGGGCGCCCTGCGGACCGTCCCCTTCCTCTGGCGGCTCGCGCGGCGCGTCCGGGCGCTGCGGCCCGACGTCGTGCACACGACGTCGCTCAAGGCGGACCTCCTGGGGGTCGTGCCGGCGACGCTCGCGCGCCGACCGCTCGTGTGGCACGTCCACGACCGCATCGCCCCCGACTACCTGCCCGGTCCGCTCGTCCGGGTCGTCCGGGGGCTGGCGCGCCGGGTCCCGGCGGCGGTGGTCGCGAACTCGCGTGCGACGGCTGCGACGCTGCCCGTGACGACGGCGGTCGCCTACCCGGGCTTCGCCCCGGAGCAGGCGGAGGGGACCGAGGCGGCGCTCGTCGGTCGCGCGGCCGAGCCCGATCCCCTGGTCGTGATGGTCGGGCGGGTCAGCCCGACCAAGGGCCAGCTCGAGGTGGTGCGCGCGCTGCGCGCGGTCGTGGACGCGGTGCCGACGGCGCGGCTGCGGGTGGTCGGGGAGCCGGCGTTCGGCGCCGAGGGCTACGCGGCGCAGGTCCGGGCCGAGGTGACCCGGCTCGGGCTCGACGACCACGTCGAGCACGTCGGGTTCGTCGCCGACCCGCGCGCGGAGCTCGACCGGGCGGCGGTGTGCGTGCACGCGTCGCCCGTGCCGGAGCCGTTCGGGCAGGTCGTCGTCGAGGCGATGGTCCGCGGCGTCCCGGTCGTCGCGACACGGGCGGGCGGTGTCGAGGAGATCCTCGACGACCCCGAGGAGGGGCCCCCGACGCTCGGGCTCCTCGTGCCGCCCGGTGACGTCGACGCGCTCGCGGCGGCGCTCCTCGACGTGCTGCGCGACCCGGCCGCGGCCCGCGAGCGCGCGCTCCGGGCACGCACGTCGGCGCTCCGCCGGTTCCCCGTGGAGCGCACGGCGCGGGTGCTCACGGACGTCTGGACGTCCGTGTCCGGACCAGCGCGGCGCGCATGA
- a CDS encoding tyrosine-protein kinase domain-containing protein: MTIREFLRTIWAGKYYVLAAVLVVVAAALFYVDRQETMYRATATVQLYGVQSAQGGESLVEVTVATDADDVTSPEVADAAASALGEPEAADELADQVSGDVDGENKTVAVEATTPDEARSVEVANAFADAYVDQLVTIQADQVAELESRRQALADQLAGVRQRLGADPEDPLALAEQDIIVGDYSALTVQINSLRGIAVPGEVVAPATGAEPLGLSRLTVLALALLVGLVAGVGLAFARRGLDVRVRSAAESTRLTETPVLAELYGTRPAEKEFTHTHALPVASKVATPFTESIRELRTAVQVSTAGMKHAVVVVTAADPSAPRSFITANLAASFALSGRRTVALSGDLRRPQLDRMLPAPDDWDGQEQELRLTSVPNLRVMPVPEEEMDPADFLATERARGLVRSLRDHAEVVVVDAPPVLAAADATILGGYANGVVLIASAGRTDRAVLAEAVERLRVSNVPLLGIALTGVTGDRRMLYASTYGDDTTQEAGDARAAVPAPSVAPAAPERPDAPAEQSEPARSGQPEGGTTADGTERAVGTRRASVAAAAVAVDSASGRPAPPSVPVGGTPTADGAPAPRGSQGPGKRHPVLAPAWSKVEPAAPDETGDEAGPDERKRPFRW; encoded by the coding sequence ATGACCATCAGGGAGTTCCTCCGCACGATCTGGGCGGGCAAGTACTACGTGCTCGCCGCCGTCCTCGTCGTCGTCGCCGCCGCGCTGTTCTACGTCGACCGCCAGGAGACGATGTACCGCGCGACCGCGACGGTCCAGCTCTACGGCGTGCAGAGCGCTCAGGGCGGGGAGTCGCTCGTCGAGGTCACGGTCGCGACCGACGCCGACGACGTCACCTCGCCCGAGGTCGCCGACGCCGCGGCGTCCGCGCTCGGCGAGCCGGAGGCGGCGGACGAGCTGGCCGACCAGGTCTCCGGCGACGTCGACGGCGAGAACAAGACGGTCGCGGTCGAGGCCACGACCCCCGACGAGGCGCGGTCCGTCGAGGTCGCGAACGCCTTCGCCGACGCGTACGTGGACCAGCTCGTCACGATCCAGGCCGACCAGGTCGCCGAGCTCGAGAGCCGCCGGCAGGCGCTCGCCGACCAGCTCGCGGGCGTCCGCCAGCGGCTGGGGGCCGACCCTGAGGACCCGCTGGCGCTCGCCGAGCAGGACATCATCGTCGGCGACTACTCCGCGCTCACGGTGCAGATCAACTCGCTGCGCGGCATCGCCGTGCCGGGCGAGGTCGTCGCGCCGGCGACGGGGGCCGAGCCTCTCGGGCTCTCGCGGCTCACGGTGCTGGCGCTGGCCCTCCTCGTGGGCCTCGTGGCAGGGGTCGGGCTCGCGTTCGCCCGGCGGGGGCTCGACGTCCGCGTCCGGAGCGCGGCCGAGTCCACGCGGCTCACCGAGACCCCGGTCCTCGCCGAGCTCTACGGCACGCGGCCGGCGGAGAAGGAGTTCACCCACACGCACGCCCTGCCCGTCGCGAGCAAGGTCGCGACGCCCTTCACGGAGTCGATCCGCGAGCTGCGCACCGCCGTGCAGGTGTCCACCGCCGGCATGAAGCACGCGGTCGTGGTCGTCACCGCGGCCGACCCGTCGGCGCCCCGCTCGTTCATCACGGCGAACCTCGCGGCGTCCTTCGCGCTCAGCGGGCGCCGCACGGTGGCGCTGTCCGGCGACCTGCGGCGCCCGCAGCTCGACCGCATGCTCCCGGCCCCCGACGACTGGGACGGTCAGGAGCAGGAGCTGCGCCTGACGTCGGTACCCAACCTGCGGGTCATGCCGGTGCCCGAGGAGGAGATGGACCCGGCGGACTTCCTCGCCACGGAGAGGGCGCGAGGGCTCGTCCGGAGCCTGCGCGACCACGCGGAGGTCGTGGTGGTGGACGCGCCTCCCGTCCTGGCGGCCGCCGACGCGACGATCCTCGGGGGCTACGCCAACGGCGTCGTGCTCATCGCGTCCGCCGGGCGCACCGACCGTGCGGTGCTCGCGGAGGCGGTGGAGCGGCTGCGCGTCAGCAACGTCCCGCTGCTCGGCATCGCGCTGACCGGGGTCACGGGCGACCGCCGCATGCTCTATGCCTCGACGTACGGCGACGACACGACGCAGGAGGCCGGTGACGCCCGGGCGGCGGTACCCGCGCCCTCCGTCGCGCCCGCGGCGCCCGAGCGTCCCGACGCCCCTGCCGAGCAGTCCGAGCCGGCGCGGTCCGGCCAGCCGGAGGGTGGGACCACCGCGGACGGCACCGAGCGCGCGGTCGGCACGCGACGTGCGTCGGTGGCCGCCGCCGCGGTCGCGGTGGACAGCGCGTCGGGGCGCCCCGCGCCGCCCTCGGTGCCCGTCGGCGGCACGCCCACGGCCGACGGCGCCCCGGCGCCCCGCGGGTCCCAGGGTCCGGGCAAGCGGCACCCCGTTCTCGCCCCGGCGTGGAGCAAGGTCGAACCGGCAGCGCCGGACGAGACCGGTGACGAGGCCGGGCCCGACGAGCGCAAGCGTCCCTTCCGGTGGTGA
- a CDS encoding glycosyltransferase has protein sequence MTHGVALAHDYATQRGGAERVALLLADAFPGSPMYTTLYDPAGTFPEFGSLDLRTSALDRAALLRRHHRVALPFLAPAVDRQRVEADVLLASSTGWAHGYRGARRTVVYCHAPARWLYQRDRYLGPTEGSAAHRARRRAAATALGVLSPGLRRWDGSAARRADVYLANSTVTQRAIRDAYGIEAEVLAPPPAMLPDGEERALPGVEPGFLLCVARLLPYKNVDVVVAAALATGRELVVVGDGPDRARLEAQAARAGTGRVHLLGRVDDATLRWVYRNASALVAASYEDYGLSPLEAGAFGRPSVVLRDGGYLDTVVDGVNGVFFDAPRADLVAEAIEAAAGRTWDDGAVTAHVATFGRERFVERLRGVVAQQQDRTVGAGRPGGGRAQR, from the coding sequence ATGACCCACGGTGTCGCGCTCGCGCACGACTACGCGACCCAGCGTGGCGGCGCGGAGCGGGTCGCGCTGCTGCTCGCGGACGCGTTCCCCGGCTCGCCGATGTACACGACCCTGTACGACCCGGCCGGCACGTTCCCCGAGTTCGGCTCCCTCGACCTGCGCACGTCCGCCCTCGACCGGGCCGCCCTCCTGCGGCGGCACCACCGGGTCGCGCTCCCGTTCCTCGCGCCCGCCGTCGACCGGCAGCGCGTCGAGGCCGACGTCCTGCTCGCGTCCTCCACCGGCTGGGCCCACGGCTACCGCGGGGCGCGCCGCACGGTCGTCTACTGCCACGCGCCCGCCCGGTGGCTCTACCAGCGTGACCGGTACCTCGGGCCCACGGAGGGCTCGGCCGCGCACCGTGCCCGACGCCGTGCCGCGGCGACGGCGCTCGGCGTCCTCTCCCCGGGGCTGCGCCGGTGGGACGGGTCGGCGGCCCGGCGCGCCGACGTCTACCTCGCCAACTCGACGGTGACGCAGCGCGCGATCCGCGACGCGTACGGCATCGAGGCGGAGGTGCTCGCCCCGCCGCCCGCGATGCTGCCGGACGGCGAGGAGCGCGCGCTCCCCGGCGTGGAGCCCGGCTTCCTCCTGTGCGTGGCGCGCCTCCTGCCGTACAAGAACGTCGACGTCGTCGTCGCCGCGGCGCTCGCGACGGGCCGCGAGCTCGTCGTCGTCGGGGACGGCCCCGACCGCGCGCGCCTGGAGGCGCAGGCGGCCCGTGCGGGCACCGGCCGCGTCCACCTGCTCGGCCGCGTCGACGACGCGACGCTGCGCTGGGTCTACCGGAACGCGTCGGCGCTCGTCGCCGCGTCGTACGAGGACTACGGGCTGTCGCCCCTGGAGGCGGGCGCGTTCGGGCGGCCGAGCGTGGTGCTGCGCGACGGCGGCTACCTCGACACGGTCGTGGACGGCGTCAACGGCGTCTTCTTCGACGCGCCGCGCGCGGATCTCGTCGCCGAGGCGATCGAGGCCGCGGCAGGGCGCACGTGGGATGATGGCGCCGTCACGGCGCACGTCGCGACGTTCGGCCGTGAGCGGTTCGTCGAGCGGCTGCGGGGGGTCGTCGCCCAGCAGCAGGACCGCACCGTCGGCGCGGGCCGACCGGGTGGGGGGAGAGCACAGCGATGA
- the pth gene encoding aminoacyl-tRNA hydrolase — MTDQPWLVVGLGNPGPTYAGNRHNVGHMVLDVLAGRAAARFARHPRAQAAVAEARIGMLPGGRPGPRVVLAKPTTYMNVSGGPVSGLAKYYGIEPDHVVVVHDEVDIPFGTVKLKIGGGEGGHNGLRDITKALGTKDYLRVRAGVGRPPGRQDTADFVLKDFKGPEAKELPFLLDDAADAVEMLLTDGLLAAQGKFHTKA, encoded by the coding sequence ATGACCGACCAGCCGTGGCTCGTCGTCGGGCTCGGCAACCCCGGGCCGACGTACGCGGGCAACCGCCACAACGTGGGCCACATGGTCCTCGACGTCCTCGCGGGGCGCGCCGCCGCCCGGTTCGCGCGGCACCCGCGGGCGCAGGCCGCCGTCGCCGAGGCCCGCATCGGGATGCTGCCCGGCGGGCGGCCCGGGCCGCGCGTCGTCCTGGCCAAGCCCACGACGTACATGAACGTCTCGGGAGGCCCGGTCTCCGGGCTCGCGAAGTACTACGGGATCGAGCCGGACCACGTCGTCGTGGTCCACGACGAGGTCGACATCCCGTTCGGCACCGTGAAGCTGAAGATCGGCGGCGGCGAGGGCGGGCACAACGGCCTGCGCGACATCACCAAGGCCCTCGGCACCAAGGACTACCTGCGCGTGCGCGCGGGCGTCGGACGTCCGCCGGGCCGCCAGGACACCGCCGACTTCGTGCTCAAGGACTTCAAGGGCCCCGAGGCCAAGGAGCTCCCGTTCCTGCTCGACGACGCGGCGGACGCCGTCGAGATGCTGCTCACCGACGGTCTGCTCGCCGCCCAGGGGAAGTTCCACACGAAGGCGTAG
- a CDS encoding 50S ribosomal protein L25/general stress protein Ctc yields MSEIKLVAEARTEFGKGAARRVRRAGKIPAVLYGHGSDPLHVTLPGHETMMALKHSNALFSIELDGKAQLAITKDVQREPVRNVIEHVDLLIVKKGEKVAVDVPVVVTGESAPGTIHLVDLQTLAVEAEATHLPESIEVSIEGLEAGSQILAGDVVLPQGTTLTADAELLVVSVTEPQAEATEDEAAEAAEEAPAEAAAE; encoded by the coding sequence GTGTCCGAGATCAAGCTCGTCGCCGAGGCCCGCACCGAGTTCGGCAAGGGTGCCGCCCGCCGCGTCCGCCGCGCCGGCAAGATTCCCGCGGTCCTCTACGGCCACGGCAGCGACCCGCTGCACGTGACCCTCCCGGGTCACGAGACGATGATGGCGCTCAAGCACTCGAACGCGCTGTTCTCGATCGAGCTCGACGGCAAGGCCCAGCTCGCCATCACCAAGGACGTCCAGCGCGAGCCGGTCCGCAACGTCATCGAGCACGTCGACCTGCTCATCGTGAAGAAGGGCGAGAAGGTCGCCGTCGACGTCCCCGTCGTCGTGACCGGCGAGTCCGCCCCCGGCACCATCCACCTCGTCGACCTGCAGACCCTCGCGGTCGAGGCCGAGGCGACGCACCTGCCCGAGTCGATCGAGGTCTCGATCGAGGGTCTCGAGGCCGGCTCGCAGATCCTCGCCGGCGACGTGGTGCTCCCGCAGGGCACCACGCTCACCGCCGACGCCGAGCTCCTCGTCGTGTCGGTCACCGAGCCGCAGGCCGAGGCCACCGAGGACGAGGCTGCCGAGGCCGCCGAGGAGGCCCCCGCCGAGGCCGCCGCGGAGTGA
- a CDS encoding LamG domain-containing protein, with protein MPHTTQDPRPSGVTRRRWFVATAGAVAGALALVGIGAALPGVPGGAGTSQLTDVVGDAADESVAIGGAVGQEVAANFAPDQSGPEGPDASASSMWWRWTAPTSGPITFSTHGSELDTVLTVYPRSAKSTPVATNDDEGDVRTSSVTFDATAGEEYLVEVTAKSPDPGLLTLSWQPPAPAATALPEEPAAAAVTSTGIPLTGNTGEKPQSKLWSAGGTWWAVLASASTSPAGTWVWRYDAVAKTWTNVTRISERTDVRADVKTVGDVAHVLLHGPTTTLVSIQREPQSNTYVPWTARTGATAVSLPGSETATIDIDSAGRMWVAWDTASQVQVRWSDAPYSSFSAPVTVASGITDDDIAVVTAMPGNKIGVLWSNQNTQRFGFRTHADGASPSTWTADELPAAGSALPVGGGMADDHLNVAVSDDGTFYAAVKTSYNTTDNTVIGLLVRHPDGTWDPLHEVDRIGTRGIVLVDDVTDRLRVVYTRSTNLDDILVKETSRLAPDFSGAPETVLAGTWNNATATKSNVPGEVLVMASSATTARAARLAWTPAGAPTAQDSTVATTVGGTVAGKLGAQATTDDPLTFQVVTPPTAGTLTAMDPATGAFTYRAGAASGLDSFTFRVGSGGLWSAPATVGVRVSSADGLVGAWNLDEGQGLLTADSSGWGNGGTLVGGSTWVPGVAGSAVRSDGATGLVRVPDSAALDVSTGLTVAAWVRPEQAATQYVVKKATNDAADGFELALASNGKPFLRLNEDSSGDTYRVNATSSYPTNGTWVHLVGTYDGTRMRIYVNGVEQASKAGPASIGTNASPLGIGAEGNGYRPVKGAVDGVRLYDRALTANEVTTLFQGGTTQPTPAPVAQDGAVTTTLGQPVSGILAATVPQGATPQFQVVTPPTRGTVALTGTSTGAFTYTPGASAGADSFTFRVGAGGQWSAPATVRVAVTSPDGLVGAWDLDEGQGLATADASGWANGGSLVGAATWVPGRSGTAVRSDGVTGYVRVPDASTLDLTTRMTVAAWVRPEQLATQYVVKKAAQGTTDGYELGLASGGKPFLRLNHASSGDTYRVDATSSYPTDGTWVHLVGTYDGSRLRIYVNGVEQASKAGPASIGTNSLPLGIGAESNGTRATKGAVDSVRLYDRALTAAEVSALYSGASASTPAPDPTPTPDPTPDPTPTPDPTPTPDPTPTPEPTPTPDPTPTPDPTPTPDPTPDPTPTPDPTPDPGPTVPAGAVGTWAFDEGQGTTAADGSTNGATATLRSGATWATGLSGTALALDGVDDFARVDDRPALDLAGPMTVSAWVRPEQKATQYVLKKAAQGVTDGYELGLANGGTAFLRFNHASSGDTYRVDTTTPYPTDGTWVHLVGTFDGTRMRIYVNGVEQASKAGPASVGTNALRLGIGAEPDGTRPLKGRIDGVRLYDRALSAAEVAQLYAAPGK; from the coding sequence ATGCCGCACACCACACAGGATCCTCGACCGTCCGGGGTCACGCGTCGGCGATGGTTCGTCGCGACCGCCGGTGCGGTCGCGGGCGCGCTCGCGCTCGTGGGCATCGGGGCGGCGCTCCCGGGGGTCCCCGGCGGTGCCGGCACCTCGCAGCTCACCGACGTCGTCGGCGACGCGGCGGACGAGAGCGTCGCGATCGGCGGCGCCGTCGGCCAGGAGGTCGCGGCGAACTTCGCCCCCGACCAGTCCGGTCCCGAGGGTCCGGACGCGTCCGCCTCGTCGATGTGGTGGCGGTGGACGGCCCCGACGAGCGGTCCCATCACCTTCTCGACGCACGGCAGCGAGCTCGACACCGTGCTCACGGTCTACCCGCGCTCGGCGAAGAGCACCCCCGTCGCGACCAACGACGACGAGGGCGACGTCCGCACCTCGTCGGTGACCTTCGACGCGACCGCGGGCGAGGAGTACCTCGTCGAGGTCACCGCCAAGTCGCCCGACCCGGGGCTGCTGACGCTGTCCTGGCAGCCGCCCGCGCCGGCCGCGACGGCGCTCCCGGAGGAGCCGGCCGCGGCGGCGGTCACCTCCACCGGCATCCCCCTCACGGGGAACACGGGCGAGAAGCCCCAGTCCAAGCTCTGGTCCGCGGGCGGCACGTGGTGGGCCGTGCTCGCGTCGGCCAGCACGTCGCCCGCGGGCACCTGGGTCTGGCGGTACGACGCGGTCGCGAAGACGTGGACGAACGTCACCCGCATCTCCGAGCGCACGGACGTGCGCGCGGACGTCAAGACCGTCGGCGACGTCGCGCACGTGCTGCTCCACGGGCCGACCACGACCCTCGTCTCGATCCAGCGGGAGCCGCAGTCGAACACGTACGTCCCGTGGACCGCGCGCACCGGCGCGACGGCCGTCTCCCTGCCGGGGAGCGAGACCGCGACGATCGACATCGACTCCGCCGGCCGCATGTGGGTCGCCTGGGACACCGCGAGCCAGGTCCAGGTGCGCTGGAGCGACGCGCCCTACTCCTCGTTCTCGGCACCGGTCACGGTCGCCTCGGGGATCACGGACGACGACATCGCCGTCGTCACCGCGATGCCGGGCAACAAGATCGGCGTCCTGTGGTCCAACCAGAACACCCAGAGGTTCGGGTTCCGGACCCACGCCGACGGCGCGTCCCCCTCGACGTGGACGGCGGACGAGCTCCCCGCCGCGGGCTCGGCGCTCCCGGTCGGCGGGGGCATGGCCGACGACCACCTCAACGTCGCGGTCTCCGACGACGGCACCTTCTACGCGGCCGTCAAGACCTCCTACAACACCACGGACAACACGGTCATCGGGCTCCTGGTCCGTCACCCCGACGGCACCTGGGACCCGCTGCACGAGGTCGACCGGATCGGCACGCGCGGCATCGTCCTCGTCGACGACGTCACGGACCGCCTGCGCGTCGTGTACACGCGCAGCACCAACCTCGACGACATCCTCGTGAAGGAGACCTCCCGGCTCGCGCCCGACTTCTCCGGCGCGCCCGAGACGGTGCTCGCCGGCACGTGGAACAACGCGACCGCGACGAAGTCGAACGTCCCCGGCGAGGTGCTGGTGATGGCGTCCTCGGCCACGACGGCGCGCGCGGCGCGTCTCGCCTGGACGCCCGCCGGTGCTCCGACGGCGCAGGACTCGACCGTCGCCACGACGGTCGGCGGCACGGTCGCCGGGAAGCTCGGCGCGCAGGCGACGACCGACGACCCGCTCACGTTCCAGGTCGTCACGCCGCCGACCGCGGGCACCCTGACGGCGATGGACCCTGCCACGGGCGCGTTCACCTACCGCGCGGGGGCCGCGAGCGGGCTCGACTCGTTCACGTTCCGTGTCGGCAGCGGCGGGCTGTGGTCGGCCCCCGCCACCGTGGGCGTGCGCGTGTCCTCCGCGGACGGGCTGGTCGGTGCCTGGAACCTCGACGAGGGCCAGGGCCTCCTGACCGCCGACTCCTCCGGGTGGGGCAACGGCGGGACGCTCGTCGGCGGCTCGACGTGGGTCCCCGGGGTCGCCGGGTCCGCCGTGCGCTCGGACGGCGCGACGGGCCTCGTCCGCGTCCCGGACTCGGCCGCCCTCGACGTCAGCACCGGGCTCACCGTCGCCGCGTGGGTGCGCCCGGAGCAGGCCGCGACGCAGTACGTCGTGAAGAAGGCCACGAACGACGCCGCGGACGGGTTCGAGCTGGCGCTCGCGAGCAACGGGAAGCCCTTCCTGCGCCTCAACGAGGACAGCTCGGGCGACACGTACCGGGTGAACGCGACGTCCTCCTACCCCACGAACGGCACCTGGGTGCACCTCGTCGGGACGTACGACGGGACGCGCATGCGGATCTACGTCAACGGCGTCGAGCAGGCCTCGAAGGCCGGGCCGGCGAGCATCGGCACGAACGCGTCGCCGCTGGGCATCGGCGCGGAGGGCAACGGCTACCGGCCCGTCAAGGGTGCGGTCGACGGCGTCCGTCTCTACGACCGCGCCCTCACGGCGAACGAGGTGACGACGCTGTTCCAGGGCGGGACGACGCAGCCCACGCCCGCCCCCGTCGCGCAGGACGGCGCCGTCACGACGACGCTCGGCCAGCCGGTCTCCGGCATCCTCGCGGCCACCGTGCCGCAGGGCGCGACGCCGCAGTTCCAGGTCGTGACCCCGCCGACGCGGGGGACGGTCGCGCTGACCGGCACGTCCACCGGTGCGTTCACCTACACGCCGGGCGCCTCCGCCGGTGCCGACTCCTTCACCTTCCGGGTCGGCGCGGGCGGGCAGTGGTCCGCACCGGCGACGGTCCGGGTGGCGGTGACGTCCCCGGACGGGCTCGTCGGCGCGTGGGACCTCGACGAGGGTCAGGGTCTCGCGACGGCGGACGCCTCGGGCTGGGCGAACGGCGGTTCGCTGGTCGGTGCGGCCACCTGGGTCCCCGGCCGGAGCGGGACCGCGGTGCGGTCCGACGGCGTGACCGGCTACGTCCGCGTCCCCGACGCCTCGACGCTCGACCTCACGACGCGGATGACGGTGGCCGCGTGGGTGCGGCCGGAGCAGCTCGCGACCCAGTACGTGGTGAAGAAGGCCGCGCAGGGGACGACGGACGGCTACGAGCTCGGGCTCGCGAGCGGGGGGAAGCCGTTCCTGCGGCTCAACCACGCGTCGTCGGGCGACACCTACCGGGTCGACGCGACCTCCTCGTACCCGACGGACGGGACCTGGGTGCACCTCGTGGGTACGTACGACGGTTCGCGGCTGCGCATCTACGTGAACGGCGTCGAGCAGGCCTCGAAGGCCGGTCCGGCGAGCATCGGGACGAACTCGCTCCCGCTGGGCATCGGGGCCGAGTCCAACGGCACCCGCGCGACCAAGGGCGCCGTCGACTCCGTGAGGCTGTACGACCGCGCCCTCACGGCGGCCGAGGTCTCGGCGCTCTACTCCGGTGCGAGCGCCTCCACGCCCGCTCCGGACCCGACGCCGACCCCGGACCCGACCCCGGATCCCACGCCGACCCCGGATCCCACGCCGACGCCGGACCCGACGCCGACGCCCGAGCCCACGCCGACGCCGGACCCCACGCCGACGCCGGACCCCACGCCGACGCCCGACCCGACCCCGGATCCCACGCCGACGCCCGACCCGACGCCCGACCCCGGACCGACCGTCCCGGCGGGGGCCGTCGGAACGTGGGCGTTCGACGAGGGGCAGGGGACGACGGCGGCGGACGGCTCGACGAACGGCGCGACGGCGACGCTGCGCTCGGGCGCGACGTGGGCGACGGGCCTGAGCGGCACGGCGCTCGCGCTGGACGGCGTCGACGACTTCGCGCGCGTCGACGACCGGCCCGCCCTCGACCTCGCCGGCCCGATGACGGTCTCCGCCTGGGTGCGTCCCGAGCAGAAGGCGACCCAGTACGTGCTCAAGAAGGCCGCCCAGGGCGTGACGGACGGGTACGAGCTGGGTCTCGCGAACGGCGGGACGGCGTTCCTCCGGTTCAACCACGCGTCGTCCGGGGACACCTACCGCGTCGACACCACGACGCCGTACCCGACGGACGGCACCTGGGTGCACCTCGTGGGCACCTTCGACGGCACACGGATGAGGATCTACGTGAACGGCGTCGAGCAGGCGTCGAAGGCCGGGCCGGCCTCCGTCGGCACCAACGCGCTCCGTCTGGGCATCGGCGCCGAGCCGGACGGGACGCGTCCGCTGAAGGGCCGCATCGACGGCGTGCGGCTCTACGACCGGGCGCTGAGCGCCGCGGAGGTGGCGCAGCTCTACGCCGCACCCGGGAAGTAG